From Glycine max cultivar Williams 82 chromosome 11, Glycine_max_v4.0, whole genome shotgun sequence, the proteins below share one genomic window:
- the LOC121173010 gene encoding uncharacterized protein, producing the protein MDREQEEMQFLGFFDIYKEASKIILSWRKIFTQITSTLILPLSFIFLIHMEISNLLFRKILINEIVMDETRRNTPQYNKLDRMISSELITLVLFKIAYFTLLLIFSLLSTSAVVYTIASIYTAKEVTFKRVMSVVPKVWKRLMLTFLCAFAAFFIYNIVTMLVMFLSIVTIGISSGGVVVLVLITVLYFIGFVYLTVVWQLASVVTVLEDSWGIRAMAKSKELIKGKMVLSIFVFFTLVASFVSIRVLFKVMVVDGWRVSSVDKTAYGVLCFLLLSCLFLFGLVLQTVLYFVCKSYHHENIDKSALADHLEGYRGEYVPLTAKDVQLEQYQV; encoded by the coding sequence ATGGACAGAGAACAAGAAGAGATGCAATTTCTTGGGTTCTTTGACATATACAAAGAAGCCTCTAAGATCATACTTTCATGGAGGAAAATCTTCACCCAAATCACCTCAACACTAATCCTGCctctctccttcatcttcctaATCCACATGGAAATCTCCAACCTCCTTTTCAGGAAGATCCTCATCAACGAAATAGTCATGGACGAAACAAGGCGTAACACACCCCAATACAACAAGCTTGACCGCATGATCTCTTCTGAATTGATCACTCTTGTGCTCTTCAAAATCGCATACTTCACTCTTCTTCTCATATTCTCTCTCCTTTCTACCTCGGCAGTAGTCTACACCATCGCATCAATCTACACCGCAAAAGAAGTGACATTCAAGAGGGTCATGAGTGTTGTCCCTAAGGTGTGGAAAAGGTTAATGTTGACCTTTCTATGTGCCTTTGCTGCTTTTTTCATTTACAATATCGTGACCATGTTGGTTATGTTCTTGTCAATAGTCACAATAGGGATAAGTAGTGGTGGGGTTGTGGTTTTGGTTTTGATAACGGTTTTGTACTTCATTGGGTTTGTGTACCTCACCGTGGTGTGGCAGCTAGCAAGTGTTGTGACCGTGTTGGAGGACTCGTGGGGGATTCGAGCCATGGCCAAGAGCAAGGAGTTGATAAAGGGGAAGATGGTTTTATCCATATTCGTCTTTTTCACCCTTGTGGCTTCTTTTGTTTCCATTAGGGTTTTGTTCAAGGTGATGGTGGTTGATGGATGGAGGGTGAGTTCTGTGGACAAAACAGCATATGGGGTTCTCTGTTTCTTGCTCTTGTCTTGTTTGTTCCTCTTTGGGCTTGTTCTTCAAACTGTGCTCTACTTTGTTTGCAAGTCCTATCACCATGAGAATATTGACAAATCGGCTTTGGCAGATCATCTTGAAGGGTATAGAGGAGAGTATGTTCCATTGACAGCTAAGGATGTTCAGCTGGAGCAATACCAAGtttga